One genomic region from Mycoplasmopsis columbina encodes:
- a CDS encoding MMB_0454 family protein: MNSVTVNYSVNQSYSVTESAFIQMVEQCINDTNFIKLEHEPRIIFAKNQSNVSFIIDVRVKKNKSLYEVINSFTEEFEKRFISLLDIKPESLKVCFFGYY; the protein is encoded by the coding sequence ATGAATTCTGTAACAGTCAACTATTCTGTAAATCAGTCATATTCAGTTACTGAATCAGCTTTTATTCAAATGGTTGAACAATGTATTAATGATACTAATTTCATCAAATTAGAACACGAACCAAGAATTATTTTTGCAAAAAATCAATCAAATGTCAGTTTTATAATTGATGTAAGAGTGAAAAAAAATAAAAGTTTATATGAAGTAATCAACAGTTTTACAGAGGAATTTGAAAAAAGATTCATTTCACTTTTAGATATTAAACCTGAAAGTTTGAAAGTTTGTTTTTTTGGATATTATTAA
- the mutM gene encoding bifunctional DNA-formamidopyrimidine glycosylase/DNA-(apurinic or apyrimidinic site) lyase — protein MPEMPEVITVVNDLKVKILGKKITKLDIYKDKLIKEVSPLEFKKFLLNETIEDLYNIGKHIIFKLSNEKYLLSHLRMTGKYNTYKKMRSLEAHDYLVFSFDDNSTLYYNDARQFGTFHIRTKENLMTSNPLAKLAPTPDLINVDNLYQKIRRKSIPIKNLILDQSFVLGIGNIYANEALWATKIHPTTKTNKLTLEQLRNLIKAADEIMQESIKQGGSSIQSYSSVDGVRGNFQNFLKVHMKDNKPCPRCQTLIEKIYVGQRGTYYCPHCQKG, from the coding sequence ATGCCAGAAATGCCAGAAGTTATTACAGTTGTAAATGATTTAAAAGTAAAAATCTTAGGTAAAAAAATTACTAAACTTGACATTTACAAAGATAAATTAATCAAAGAGGTTTCACCTCTTGAATTCAAAAAATTTTTACTCAATGAAACTATTGAGGATCTTTATAACATAGGGAAACACATTATTTTTAAATTAAGTAATGAAAAATATTTACTTAGTCACTTAAGAATGACAGGCAAATACAACACTTATAAGAAAATGAGATCATTGGAAGCTCATGATTATTTAGTATTCTCTTTTGATGATAATTCAACACTTTACTACAATGATGCTCGTCAATTTGGCACTTTCCATATTCGTACTAAAGAGAATTTGATGACAAGCAACCCATTGGCTAAATTAGCTCCAACACCAGATTTAATTAATGTAGATAATCTCTATCAAAAAATCAGGCGTAAATCAATACCTATTAAAAATTTAATTTTAGATCAAAGTTTCGTTTTAGGCATCGGAAATATTTATGCTAATGAAGCTTTGTGAGCTACAAAAATTCATCCCACAACCAAAACTAACAAATTGACCTTAGAACAATTAAGAAACTTAATTAAAGCAGCAGATGAAATTATGCAAGAATCAATTAAACAAGGTGGTTCATCAATTCAGTCTTATTCATCTGTTGATGGAGTAAGAGGAAACTTTCAAAACTTTTTAAAAGTGCACATGAAAGATAACAAGCCTTGTCCACGTTGTCAAACTTTAATTGAAAAAATTTATGTTGGACAAAGAGGTACATATTATTGCCCTCACTGTCAGAAAGGTTAA
- a CDS encoding biotin/lipoyl-containing protein, translating to MFKMQFTDIGEGLHDGTVAEVRVKVGDTVKEGDILYSVETDKMTSEIPSPVNGVIKAILIEPGKDITVGDEIFHIETN from the coding sequence ATGTTTAAAATGCAATTTACAGACATCGGTGAAGGTCTTCACGATGGAACAGTAGCAGAAGTTAGAGTTAAAGTGGGAGATACAGTTAAAGAAGGAGACATTTTATATTCAGTTGAAACTGATAAAATGACTTCAGAAATCCCTTCACCAGTTAACGGTGTAATTAAAGCTATTTTAATTGAACCAGGTAAAGATATTACTGTTGGTGATGAAATTTTCCACATTGAAACAAACTAA
- a CDS encoding MAG2810 family protein, protein MKELNLISKERFIEQNQKNVQEQIYHQLEHDLKAQNKKLKKRLVVNRILFWTSFVIFFVSIIFFILGIFEVAFKNKILLWKSHLAVAIVVFIFLSIFSLLTLIVTKYFLNKIRNTLFKKFSLKPLFHSLFSYFGFKYHNNEIDEKQNISFFKNINNFKEMNNSYHLTHHYKQHAIITNNTYVRMQNLRYKSENYQNFYDLKFWTKIKYIFKIWFKKGVKWSNYQGEIEEEKNIQRFGLSFKLTSLNKNLEFTLFDKNNYFTPEDYTSLVLDDRYEFLKIKNKKNEALTKWVSESTNLEAVKVITQMINNYKFINFKYKFKKSTISNLSLKVSNQEIFIWFNTKEQILNFTASPKIINTKKWSQLMSKKILNDFYFIYLICNLVVPFGLEIKNNKK, encoded by the coding sequence ATGAAAGAATTAAATTTAATTTCCAAAGAACGTTTTATTGAGCAAAATCAGAAAAATGTTCAAGAACAAATTTATCATCAATTAGAACATGATCTAAAAGCACAAAATAAAAAATTAAAAAAAAGATTGGTAGTTAATCGTATATTATTTTGAACTAGTTTTGTAATATTTTTTGTCTCAATAATATTTTTCATATTAGGTATTTTTGAAGTTGCTTTCAAGAACAAGATTTTACTTTGAAAAAGTCATCTAGCAGTAGCTATAGTAGTTTTTATTTTTCTAAGTATTTTTAGTTTATTAACATTGATAGTAACTAAGTATTTTTTGAACAAAATTAGAAATACATTATTTAAAAAATTTAGTCTCAAACCACTGTTTCATAGTCTTTTTAGTTATTTTGGTTTTAAATATCATAATAATGAAATTGACGAAAAACAAAACATTTCATTTTTTAAAAACATTAACAATTTCAAAGAAATGAATAACAGTTACCATTTAACTCATCATTATAAACAACATGCAATTATTACTAATAATACTTATGTAAGAATGCAAAATCTACGCTATAAAAGTGAAAATTACCAGAACTTTTATGATCTAAAATTTTGAACAAAAATTAAATATATTTTTAAGATTTGATTTAAAAAAGGTGTTAAATGAAGCAACTATCAAGGAGAAATTGAAGAAGAGAAAAATATTCAAAGATTTGGATTATCTTTCAAATTAACTTCACTAAATAAAAACTTAGAATTTACTCTTTTTGACAAAAACAATTATTTTACACCTGAGGATTACACATCTTTGGTTCTTGACGATCGTTATGAATTCTTAAAAATCAAAAACAAAAAAAATGAAGCATTAACTAAGTGAGTAAGCGAATCAACAAATTTAGAAGCTGTAAAAGTAATCACGCAAATGATTAATAATTATAAATTTATAAATTTTAAATATAAATTTAAAAAATCAACAATAAGTAATTTATCATTAAAAGTATCTAATCAAGAAATTTTTATTTGATTTAACACTAAAGAACAAATTTTAAATTTTACAGCTTCTCCGAAAATTATCAATACTAAAAAATGATCTCAATTAATGAGCAAAAAAATATTAAATGATTTTTACTTTATCTATTTAATTTGTAATTTAGTAGTTCCTTTTGGATTAGAAATTAAGAATAATAAAAAATAA
- a CDS encoding Y-family DNA polymerase: MSYLTNNKIIFHIDFDSYFVSAHRALNPELINKPVAVGRKLKRSIASSISYELKQLGVKAGWPNFKIFQLEPKTIIVEPNFELYVNLSTKIFSYLSHKYTKLIEIYSIDECWLDVTHIVNNGDPLILARKIQNEIKNKFKIPISIGISYNKFLAKMATNLGKPFGLKHLTKNNFKDHIWPLEIKEFFGIGKNSWPKLNDLNIYTIGDLAQIDPYNLEFYDIFKSRSQNIVNEANGLGDDNVVVEKNKVKSIGTDLTFMSNDLEEREELIDILKVLVKKITTKAQNRNLVGNVVYINLRDSDKNWKGQQKKIKEYTNDNSEILETAIRLFDSSWNGKPLRGIGVKLNNVLPIEEVGRQLKLFDNRTKRKETSNNTKEQKIKNIIRNLNRESHFDFLTTAETLLNKDEFAKVQVKFVSEEVKIKDKQGEK; encoded by the coding sequence ATGAGTTATTTAACAAATAATAAAATAATTTTTCACATTGACTTTGATTCATATTTCGTTAGTGCTCATCGTGCTTTAAATCCTGAATTAATTAACAAGCCTGTTGCAGTTGGGAGAAAATTAAAAAGATCAATTGCAAGTAGTATTAGTTATGAATTGAAACAATTAGGTGTTAAAGCAGGATGACCCAATTTTAAAATTTTCCAACTTGAACCAAAAACAATAATAGTTGAACCTAACTTTGAACTTTATGTGAATTTATCAACTAAAATTTTTAGTTATTTAAGTCACAAATATACAAAACTTATTGAAATTTATTCAATTGATGAATGTTGACTTGACGTAACGCATATTGTAAATAATGGTGATCCTTTAATTTTGGCAAGAAAAATTCAAAATGAAATCAAAAATAAATTTAAAATCCCTATCTCTATTGGAATTTCATATAACAAATTTTTAGCCAAAATGGCAACAAATTTAGGTAAACCTTTCGGTTTAAAACATCTAACTAAAAATAATTTTAAGGATCATATATGACCTTTAGAAATTAAAGAATTTTTTGGAATTGGTAAAAATTCTTGACCAAAATTAAATGACTTAAATATCTATACCATAGGTGATTTAGCACAAATAGATCCTTATAATCTCGAGTTCTATGATATTTTTAAATCAAGAAGTCAAAACATTGTTAATGAAGCAAATGGTTTAGGCGATGATAATGTTGTAGTCGAAAAAAATAAAGTAAAAAGTATTGGAACTGACTTAACTTTTATGTCTAATGATTTAGAAGAACGCGAAGAATTAATCGACATTTTAAAAGTTTTAGTTAAAAAGATTACAACTAAAGCGCAAAATAGAAATTTAGTTGGAAATGTTGTTTATATAAATCTACGAGATAGCGATAAAAATTGAAAAGGTCAGCAGAAAAAAATTAAAGAATACACAAACGATAATTCAGAAATTTTAGAAACTGCAATTCGATTATTTGATAGTTCATGAAATGGAAAACCATTAAGAGGAATTGGAGTAAAATTAAACAATGTTTTACCTATTGAAGAAGTTGGTCGGCAACTAAAACTTTTTGATAATCGAACAAAAAGGAAAGAAACAAGTAATAACACTAAAGAGCAGAAAATTAAAAATATCATTAGAAATTTGAATCGCGAATCACATTTTGATTTTTTAACAACTGCTGAAACTCTCTTAAACAAAGACGAATTTGCAAAAGTTCAAGTTAAATTTGTTTCAGAAGAAGTTAAAATAAAAGATAAACAAGGAGAAAAGTAA
- the rpsI gene encoding 30S ribosomal protein S9 produces the protein MANKIEYRGLGRRKSSTARVVLKPGNGKFTVNNRDAKDYLTSDLYIQDAEQPLVLTETKGTFDIVVNVRGGGLSGQAGAIRLGIARALLLASETYRAKLKPEGMLTRDARVKERKKPGLNAARRARQFSKR, from the coding sequence ATGGCAAACAAAATTGAATACCGTGGATTAGGTCGTCGTAAATCTTCAACCGCACGTGTTGTTTTAAAACCAGGAAATGGTAAATTTACTGTTAACAATCGTGATGCTAAAGATTATTTAACTTCTGATTTATATATTCAAGATGCTGAACAACCACTTGTTTTAACAGAAACAAAGGGAACATTTGACATTGTTGTTAATGTTCGTGGTGGTGGTTTAAGTGGTCAAGCTGGCGCAATTCGTTTAGGTATTGCTCGTGCTTTATTATTAGCAAGTGAAACATATCGTGCAAAACTTAAACCAGAAGGTATGTTAACAAGAGATGCTCGTGTTAAAGAGCGTAAAAAACCAGGTCTTAACGCTGCACGTCGTGCTCGTCAATTCTCAAAACGTTAG
- a CDS encoding iron-sulfur cluster assembly scaffold protein produces the protein MSYNDVEKRDIIMSHYLKPKFKNLNLEEMGVEKFGESCSDYLKFSYQVENNTIKNLIFNGNGCAFFLASTDLLCEKLNSMTIEQSQQFIEVYEKFLQGIEITEDEKTTLGKLAVFDNVKKHHNRLNCCTMLTKPLKNELFNK, from the coding sequence TTGTCATATAATGATGTTGAAAAAAGAGATATTATCATGTCACATTATCTTAAACCTAAATTTAAAAATTTAAATCTTGAAGAAATGGGAGTTGAAAAATTTGGTGAATCTTGTAGCGATTATTTAAAATTTTCATATCAAGTTGAAAATAACACTATAAAAAATTTAATTTTTAATGGCAATGGATGTGCTTTCTTTTTAGCTTCCACTGATCTGCTTTGTGAAAAATTAAACAGTATGACAATTGAACAAAGTCAACAGTTTATAGAAGTATATGAAAAATTTCTTCAGGGAATAGAAATAACTGAAGATGAAAAAACAACTTTAGGAAAATTAGCCGTTTTTGACAATGTCAAAAAACATCATAATCGTCTTAATTGTTGTACAATGCTCACTAAACCTTTAAAAAATGAGTTATTTAACAAATAA
- the rplM gene encoding 50S ribosomal protein L13: MRQTTIINREKANKKWYVVDAEGQVLGRLAAFVASVLRGKNKPTFTPNADMGDYVVIVNAEKVVLTANKEEDKMYYHHSGYPGGLKSINAAKLRVKKPTALVEKAISGMIPHTKLGDKQRRNLFVYAGPNHKHEAQQPESLEVK; this comes from the coding sequence ATGAGACAAACAACAATTATTAACCGTGAAAAAGCTAATAAGAAATGATACGTTGTTGATGCTGAAGGCCAAGTTTTAGGTCGTTTAGCTGCTTTCGTTGCTTCTGTATTAAGAGGAAAAAATAAACCAACCTTTACACCAAATGCTGACATGGGTGATTATGTAGTGATTGTTAACGCTGAAAAAGTTGTTTTAACAGCTAATAAAGAAGAAGACAAAATGTACTACCACCACTCAGGATATCCAGGTGGATTAAAAAGCATTAATGCAGCTAAATTAAGAGTTAAAAAACCAACTGCATTAGTTGAAAAAGCTATTTCAGGTATGATTCCTCATACAAAATTAGGTGATAAACAACGTAGAAACTTATTTGTTTATGCTGGTCCAAATCACAAACACGAAGCACAACAACCAGAAAGTTTAGAGGTAAAATAA
- a CDS encoding 2-oxo acid dehydrogenase subunit E2, translating into MAELVKLQPLEAKEVPIPRIRKAIAKNLKNAMDSVAYCSLVQKVNATALYNHRKAVLAKVQEQHGVKLTFLSWIIRAVVIALSEYPIFAAKVNEETGQIIYPGELNIGIAVDTPRGLVVPVIKGADKLSIVEIQQEIVRLATLARDGKLSMADMQGGHYTITNVGSVGVMWGTPIMNYPEIAITAVGAMVDEPLYKDGQWEPVKMMYLSIAADHRWVDGADMGRFNGRVKELLEMPEVLGEL; encoded by the coding sequence ATGGCTGAATTAGTTAAGTTACAACCACTTGAAGCAAAAGAAGTACCAATTCCTAGAATTCGTAAAGCTATTGCAAAAAATTTAAAAAATGCAATGGATTCTGTTGCTTATTGTTCTCTTGTACAGAAAGTTAATGCAACCGCTTTATACAATCACCGTAAAGCAGTTCTTGCTAAAGTTCAAGAACAACACGGCGTTAAATTAACATTCTTATCATGAATTATTAGAGCAGTTGTTATTGCTTTAAGCGAATATCCAATTTTTGCTGCTAAAGTAAATGAAGAGACAGGTCAAATTATTTATCCAGGTGAATTAAACATTGGTATTGCTGTCGACACACCACGTGGTTTAGTTGTGCCTGTTATTAAAGGTGCTGACAAATTAAGCATCGTTGAAATCCAACAAGAAATTGTTAGATTGGCAACCCTTGCACGTGATGGCAAATTAAGTATGGCTGATATGCAAGGTGGACACTACACTATTACCAACGTTGGTAGTGTTGGTGTTATGTGAGGAACCCCAATCATGAACTACCCAGAAATTGCTATTACAGCAGTTGGTGCTATGGTTGATGAACCTCTTTACAAAGATGGTCAATGAGAACCAGTTAAAATGATGTATTTATCAATCGCCGCTGATCACCGTTGAGTAGATGGTGCTGACATGGGGCGTTTTAACGGCAGAGTAAAAGAATTATTAGAAATGCCTGAAGTTTTAGGAGAATTATAA
- a CDS encoding Smr/MutS family protein, with protein MFKQIDLHGLDQIQALSKVELAFLDAQEHNISKIEIITGKGSKTLFTVVEDYLMKHDYSYAITNDNGAFEVYLEQDYWDDEEEDNYCDVLKEYPFPEDENCC; from the coding sequence ATGTTTAAACAAATTGATTTACACGGTCTTGATCAAATTCAAGCTTTGAGCAAAGTTGAATTAGCTTTTTTAGATGCTCAAGAACACAACATTTCAAAAATTGAAATTATTACAGGTAAAGGTTCAAAAACTTTATTTACAGTGGTAGAAGACTATTTAATGAAACATGATTATAGTTATGCCATTACAAATGATAATGGAGCTTTTGAAGTTTATTTAGAACAAGATTACTGAGATGATGAAGAAGAAGATAATTATTGTGACGTTTTAAAAGAATATCCTTTTCCTGAAGATGAAAATTGTTGTTAA
- the efp gene encoding elongation factor P, translating to MDVINVNTFKPGITFEDGGDIFVVLDAQHSKQGRGQANVKAKVKNLRTGSTTIKTYTGGDKVNKAHIDKRPMNYLYSDGENIVLMDNETYEQIEIPVKNVEWELNFLKEGSTVKIRKYQDEVLDIELEVNIELQVVEAPDAVKGNTTTNPQKRVKLETGYELDTPMFIKEGDYIIVSSETGKYAGKGNK from the coding sequence ATGGATGTAATTAATGTAAATACATTTAAACCTGGAATTACTTTTGAAGACGGAGGAGATATTTTTGTTGTACTTGATGCACAACATTCAAAACAAGGTAGAGGACAAGCTAATGTTAAAGCAAAAGTAAAAAATTTAAGAACAGGTAGTACAACTATTAAAACCTACACAGGTGGAGACAAAGTAAATAAGGCACATATTGACAAACGTCCTATGAATTACTTATATTCAGATGGCGAAAATATTGTTTTAATGGATAATGAAACTTATGAACAAATTGAAATTCCCGTTAAAAATGTTGAATGAGAATTAAACTTTTTAAAAGAAGGTTCAACTGTAAAAATTCGTAAATATCAAGATGAAGTTCTAGATATCGAATTAGAAGTTAATATTGAATTACAAGTTGTTGAAGCACCTGATGCAGTAAAAGGAAATACAACTACTAATCCACAAAAAAGGGTTAAATTAGAAACTGGTTATGAACTTGATACTCCTATGTTCATTAAAGAAGGAGATTACATTATTGTTTCAAGTGAAACTGGTAAATATGCTGGAAAAGGAAATAAATAG
- a CDS encoding aminotransferase class V-fold PLP-dependent enzyme, whose protein sequence is MNKIREHFPLLEQIVYFDNSALTQKPLRAIQAEYDFYTKYAVSTRSSETKIGIKNAEVINNVRQKVRTLLQAKDEDKISFTSGTTDSLNKIALMVKHLINKDDEIILSIYNHSSNIGPWIRVAEEKGAKIIFTDQIIQNINKKTKIVALSQVSNSFDQKVNLEEVYKRVIENNAYLINDAAQAIISESVSFANCDAIAFSANKFYGPTGFGVLAFNHRLAQQVTPAFVGGGSVAKVDTNACLTIKNDLMSYEPGTPNLAAFHMFNASLDFFNEFLGYQKTQQHLRDLTNYLWDELAKIKNLTLYNSRNNHILLFNVKNIPAQDVAHYLATKNIYVRSGIFCAQYLKNIRDENAYVRVSLGIYNTKEECDYLVKTLKEGGDFLVI, encoded by the coding sequence ATGAATAAGATTAGAGAACATTTTCCTTTACTTGAACAGATCGTCTATTTTGATAACTCGGCTTTAACTCAAAAACCTCTTAGAGCCATACAAGCAGAGTATGATTTTTATACTAAATATGCAGTTAGCACTCGTTCAAGTGAAACTAAAATAGGAATTAAAAATGCAGAGGTAATTAATAATGTGCGACAAAAAGTAAGAACTTTGCTTCAAGCAAAAGATGAAGATAAAATTTCTTTTACTTCTGGTACAACAGACTCTCTTAATAAAATTGCTTTAATGGTAAAGCATTTAATAAATAAAGATGATGAAATTATTTTATCAATTTACAATCACTCTTCAAATATTGGACCTTGAATTAGAGTAGCGGAAGAAAAAGGCGCAAAAATTATTTTTACAGATCAAATTATTCAAAACATTAATAAAAAAACTAAAATTGTTGCACTATCACAAGTTTCTAATAGTTTTGATCAAAAAGTAAACTTAGAAGAAGTTTATAAAAGAGTTATAGAAAATAATGCATATTTAATTAATGATGCTGCCCAAGCAATTATTAGCGAAAGTGTTTCATTTGCCAATTGCGATGCAATCGCATTTAGTGCTAACAAATTCTATGGACCTACTGGTTTTGGCGTTTTAGCTTTTAATCATAGACTTGCACAACAAGTTACTCCTGCGTTTGTTGGAGGAGGATCAGTTGCAAAAGTTGATACTAATGCATGTTTGACAATTAAAAATGATTTAATGAGTTATGAACCTGGAACTCCTAATTTGGCTGCATTTCATATGTTTAATGCGTCTTTAGATTTCTTCAATGAATTTTTAGGTTATCAAAAAACACAACAACATTTGAGAGATTTAACTAATTATTTGTGAGATGAACTTGCTAAAATTAAAAATTTAACTTTATACAATTCACGAAATAATCATATTTTGCTCTTTAATGTCAAAAACATTCCAGCTCAGGATGTTGCTCATTATTTAGCTACAAAAAATATCTATGTGAGAAGTGGAATTTTTTGTGCACAATATTTAAAAAATATTCGTGACGAAAATGCCTATGTTAGAGTGTCTTTAGGAATATACAACACTAAAGAAGAATGTGATTATCTTGTTAAAACACTTAAAGAAGGAGGTGATTTTCTTGTCATATAA
- a CDS encoding pseudouridine synthase yields MKNELVRVQKLIAQSGFCSRREAEEYIVKGKVFINGLKAQLGSLASINDEIKVKGKILNLIEHKLEYFILNKPKKTVSTSKDPQKRKTVVDLIDTNQRIVPVGRLDYDTTGLLLLTNDLEMVNKLTHPKYEIERIYRVRVNEPLSLREFKEINKGVMVNGKISHQIVDQVEAKSYTVKLHVGSYHHVKELFKSFNRKVLALKRLQYANLKVDKIPEGMYRPLKLKELKDLKHIIRMQEAKLIQKENKK; encoded by the coding sequence ATGAAAAATGAATTAGTTAGAGTACAAAAATTAATCGCACAAAGTGGTTTTTGTTCAAGAAGAGAAGCTGAAGAATACATTGTTAAAGGAAAGGTATTTATTAATGGTCTTAAAGCTCAGTTAGGTTCTTTAGCTTCAATTAATGATGAGATTAAAGTTAAAGGCAAAATTTTGAATTTAATTGAACACAAATTAGAATATTTTATTTTAAACAAACCAAAAAAAACTGTTTCAACATCAAAAGATCCACAAAAAAGAAAAACAGTTGTAGATTTAATTGATACTAATCAGAGAATTGTGCCTGTTGGAAGATTAGATTATGATACTACGGGATTATTGTTGTTGACTAATGATTTAGAAATGGTCAATAAATTAACTCATCCTAAATATGAAATTGAAAGAATTTATAGAGTTAGAGTCAACGAACCCTTGTCATTAAGAGAATTTAAAGAAATTAATAAAGGTGTAATGGTCAATGGAAAAATTTCACATCAAATTGTTGATCAAGTAGAAGCAAAATCTTATACTGTGAAATTGCATGTTGGTTCATATCATCACGTTAAAGAACTTTTTAAATCTTTTAATCGAAAAGTTCTTGCACTTAAAAGATTGCAATATGCGAATTTAAAAGTGGACAAAATACCTGAAGGAATGTATCGCCCTTTAAAACTAAAAGAATTAAAAGATTTGAAACATATTATTCGTATGCAAGAAGCTAAGTTAATACAAAAAGAAAACAAAAAATAG
- a CDS encoding nicotinate-nucleotide adenylyltransferase, translating into MKIALFGGSFNPIHNGHLKIAKEAIKQLNLDKLIFVPAAKNPFKKKEAIASNEDRLKMLELALEKEEKMEISLFELKRGGVSYTFETIRYFKRKFPQDELFFIMGSDLLPKLNKWEHIDEISQSCKLVAFRRSKEINKINAKKYNVQILKNELQEESSTAVRSGVFDYVPLEVNKYIGANFLYAKEILHNTLKKYPELANHCVKTAEFAVQLAKSIKYDAKSAYYAGLFHDIAKKVSKENSREFLSNFLTKDEMNNVHDYQLHQLMGHYWLKHEYKITNQAVLRAIKVHTGMDLEMHTLDKILFIADKICEGRRFKGVQKLRELCLTNFDEGFKEVVKINHQFNLDKGVVFTPEAIEIYKKWMS; encoded by the coding sequence ATGAAAATTGCACTTTTTGGAGGATCATTTAATCCTATTCATAATGGACATTTAAAAATAGCTAAAGAGGCTATAAAACAACTAAATTTGGATAAATTAATTTTTGTGCCTGCTGCAAAAAATCCTTTCAAAAAAAAGGAAGCGATTGCAAGTAATGAAGATAGATTAAAAATGCTTGAATTAGCTTTAGAAAAAGAAGAAAAAATGGAAATTTCTCTTTTTGAACTTAAACGTGGGGGTGTTAGTTACACTTTTGAAACTATCCGCTATTTTAAGCGTAAATTTCCACAAGATGAATTATTTTTTATTATGGGAAGTGATTTATTACCTAAATTAAATAAGTGAGAACATATTGATGAAATTTCTCAATCATGTAAACTTGTTGCCTTTAGAAGAAGTAAGGAAATTAATAAAATTAATGCTAAAAAATACAACGTGCAAATTTTAAAAAATGAATTGCAAGAAGAATCATCAACGGCTGTAAGAAGTGGTGTTTTTGATTATGTTCCACTAGAAGTTAATAAATATATTGGTGCTAATTTTCTTTATGCTAAAGAAATTCTTCACAACACTTTAAAAAAATATCCTGAATTAGCTAATCATTGTGTCAAAACAGCCGAATTTGCAGTTCAATTAGCAAAAAGCATTAAATATGATGCAAAATCTGCTTACTATGCAGGTTTATTCCACGATATAGCTAAAAAAGTAAGTAAAGAAAATAGTCGTGAATTTTTGTCTAACTTTTTAACAAAAGATGAAATGAATAATGTGCATGATTATCAATTACATCAATTGATGGGACATTATTGATTAAAACATGAATACAAAATAACAAATCAAGCTGTTTTAAGAGCTATTAAGGTACATACAGGAATGGATTTAGAAATGCATACTTTAGACAAAATTCTTTTTATTGCAGACAAAATTTGTGAAGGACGAAGATTTAAAGGTGTACAAAAACTAAGAGAACTATGTTTAACAAATTTTGATGAAGGCTTTAAAGAAGTTGTAAAAATTAATCATCAATTTAATTTAGATAAAGGTGTTGTATTTACTCCAGAAGCAATAGAAATATACAAAAAATGAATGAGTTAA